A window of bacterium genomic DNA:
CTCTTTGGACCATTCATTCCAGCCGCCCTCATAGACCGCCAGCCGCTTGTAGCCCTTCCCCTGCATGTATTCGGCCAAGTCTTTGGACAGGTGACAGTCGCCGCCGTCACAGTAGAGCAGATACAGATCCCCCGCGGGCATGCTGTTGAACGCTTCGGTGTACTGTGCAACCTTTTCGAACGGGATGTTCACCGCGCCGGGAATATGGCCGGCATTGTACAGCGGGACATCGCGGGCGTCAATGAAGTGCACATTGTACTTGGTGCGCTTGGAATACAGACCCATCGTCGTGGAAAAGTCCACCAAATAGGCCTGTTCGGCGGGGACAAACGCACTGTCGGGCGATGCCGTGTTGACTGCGGCAAAGCCCATCTTGGGCTGAATCAGTTCTATCGGCTTGGGGAAACCCCAGAAAGGCACCGTTGTTTTCTGCACTACGCGCGCACCGACTCCCAGCAGCACAGCGGCCACCAGCATTACCAAGAATTGCCTGGAGAGCATCATTCCATTATCCTGTGTTTCAATCTTTCTGTATCAGAACCCGCTGACCATTCTACTCCAAAGAGGGCTCGTGGGGTTCCGTCGCTGCCAGCAGGTGAACTTCTGATTTTATAAACTCAAAGGCTTCCTCGGGAGTATTGCAAATCTTGAAAAGATTCAAGTCCTCCGGAGAAATCACGCCCCAGTCCAGCATGGTGTCGAAATGCAGCACACTTTCCCAGTAGGCGCCGCCGTAGAGCACAATGGGTAGCCGCTTACGGACCTTCTTGGTCTGGATGAGGGTCAGCATTTCGAACAGCTCATCCATCGTGCCGAACCCGCCCGGAAAGACCACCAGCGCCCGCGCCAGATACATAAACCAGTACTTGCGCATGAAGAAGTAGTGGAACTCGAAGGTCAGCCGCGGATCCAGATAACGGTTTGCACTCTGCTCCATCGGCAGGCTGATGCCCAGCCCCACGGTCCGGCCGCCGGCTTCAATCGCCCCCCGGTTGGCTGCTTCCATGATGCCGGGGCCGCCGCCCGAACAGATGACATGGCGGTCGCGGGCATCCGGCAGAGCCTGAAAGTACTCCGTCAGCATCCGGGCAAGCTGCTCCGTTTCGGCATAATAACGGGACAATTTTTCCATACAGCTCATGCGGTGCATGATCCGCTTCCGGTCGGCGGCGGACGCCTGCTCCGCTTCCGCCCGGGCCTGACGCATGGCCACATCCAGTTCCTCGGGCGAGAGTGCCCGGGCCGAACCGAACATGACAATCGTGCCCCGGACTTTGTACTGCCGGAGCCGGGCCTGCGGTTCGAGATATTCGGCCATCATGCGGACAATCCGCGCCTGCGGGCTGTAAAGGAATTCTTTGTTATTGTACGCTTTAGGGTAGAATTCCCGTGCGTTGCCGTTGCTGTTTTCTGCCAAAAGAAAATCTCCAGGAATAAAACCGAAATCTGAAAGCCGAAGAAAGACGCAGCCACCTATAGCCTCCGAGCTTCATCCTTCTGCCTTCATCCTTCGCTATTTCATCAGCATCAATTTCTGTGTCTGTGAGAGGGTCCCCGTTTCCAGCCGGGCAAAATAGAGTCCTGATGCAAGTGCGGTGCCATCAAAGCTCAAACGGTGCTCCCCCGCCTCAACATGTCGGTCCAGCAGGGTCTCCACGAGCCGCCCCGTCACATCGAATACCTTCACTTTAACCGTGCCCGTTATCGGCATCGAAAAGGAAAGCGTGGTCGCCGGATTGAAGGGATTCGGATAAGCCGGATGCAGAGCCGGAGTTGTTGGCTGTGAAGCACCTGGCTGCACCCCGTTCGGGTCGGCGCTGAATTTCAAGAGCTTCAAATACATGTTGTCGCTGGAATCCATAAAATATCCGCCCACCAGGAACCCACCATCGGGCGTGGATTGGACGAATGAACACACCGACATCCAGTTCTGGTTGTAAATCGTATTCCAGAGGGTCGTGCCTTGGGAATTGATTTTGATGATTCGTAAATCGGTCTGTCCGCTCGTCGAAACCAAAACCGCTGAGCCGTCCGCCGTAGTATCCATGCAGCAAAAGTATTCGTCGCTGGCGAGATCAAGCGTCCGTTCCCAACGAAGTGTCCCATCCGGCGCCAGGCATGAAACACCGAGATCCATGCCCCCATTTTCCCTGCCCGCAATTAGACAATCACCAGACCGCAGCAGCCGAATCTCACAGGGGCTCAAGAGAGCCTGCGGGTGCTGGATGGTGCAACGCCAGAGGCTATCCCCCGCAGAGTTGTATTTGATGATGCCTTGCCATGACGTGCTTGTGGACTTCTCGGCAAAGAGGATGCCGCTGTCGGCCGTTTCCTGCACCGCGCGAAACGTGTTGGTATAACCAATGTCCACGGTGCGCCGCCAGAGGAACGAACCGTCATTAGCCAGCCGGCACAGCGCTGCGGTCTCGCCACCTCCCGCGCGTGGGCTTTCTCCGCCGATCACGATCCCGCCATCCGACAGGGCAGCCATGGCCCAGCAGGTCGCTGGACAGGAATCGCTTCTTTGCCGGCTCCAGAGGCTGTCGCCTTGCGCACTGACGCCGCAGGTCCATCCATGAAACCCGGCAATGACATAGGTGCCATCCGCCGCGCGTGCGGCGTAGCGGGGAGCTTGGGCGGGATACGACCGTGTCCAGAGGGTGTCGCCCGATACATCCGTGCCCATCAGAACAAGCCGGAATGTCGAATCGGGGCTGCCCGAGTTGGCAATGGAATCAGATGCGATCAGAACATACCCCGTGTCCGCTGTCGCATAGCCGTGCAGGAGCGTTGGAAAGTTCCACGTCGTGCCATAATTGAAACTGTAGCTGTGGGCCCATTCTACATTGGGTTGGGCCTGCACATGCGTGATAAGAGACAACACCATCCACACACCAAAGAACATCCCGAAGCGATTCATAGCAGCCACCGTTCTTATGGTAAAATTGCGTCCCGCCTATTTGATCAGCAGCAGCTTCTGCGTATCTGTGTGCTCGCCAGCCTCCAGCCGCACAAAGTAGATCCCCGATGGCAACATGCTGCCTTCCATCCACAGTCGATGCTCGCCTGCATTCATTCGTTGATCGGCCAGCGTCTCCACCAACCTCCCTGAGATATCAAACACCGTCACCTTCACCGCGCTTGCCTTTGGCAGAGAAAAAGAAATTGTCGTTACCGGATTGAAGGGATTGGGGGCACAAGAAAGGCTGAAGGCGGAAGGATGAAGGACGAACCCTCGGTCTGCTGCGTCCAGCGCCGCCGAGCAGTCGTACACATCCAGCCGGCGATAGGATGTCACGAAGGCATAGGGTCCGCTCATCGCCACTTCCCCCGTCCATGCGGCGGACCTGTGATAGCCGCTTAAGACCGGTTGCGTGGGGTCCGTAACATCGTACAC
This region includes:
- a CDS encoding T9SS type A sorting domain-containing protein, whose translation is MNRFGMFFGVWMVLSLITHVQAQPNVEWAHSYSFNYGTTWNFPTLLHGYATADTGYVLIASDSIANSGSPDSTFRLVLMGTDVSGDTLWTRSYPAQAPRYAARAADGTYVIAGFHGWTCGVSAQGDSLWSRQRSDSCPATCWAMAALSDGGIVIGGESPRAGGGETAALCRLANDGSFLWRRTVDIGYTNTFRAVQETADSGILFAEKSTSTSWQGIIKYNSAGDSLWRCTIQHPQALLSPCEIRLLRSGDCLIAGRENGGMDLGVSCLAPDGTLRWERTLDLASDEYFCCMDTTADGSAVLVSTSGQTDLRIIKINSQGTTLWNTIYNQNWMSVCSFVQSTPDGGFLVGGYFMDSSDNMYLKLLKFSADPNGVQPGASQPTTPALHPAYPNPFNPATTLSFSMPITGTVKVKVFDVTGRLVETLLDRHVEAGEHRLSFDGTALASGLYFARLETGTLSQTQKLMLMK
- a CDS encoding rhodanese-like domain-containing protein; this encodes MMLSRQFLVMLVAAVLLGVGARVVQKTTVPFWGFPKPIELIQPKMGFAAVNTASPDSAFVPAEQAYLVDFSTTMGLYSKRTKYNVHFIDARDVPLYNAGHIPGAVNIPFEKVAQYTEAFNSMPAGDLYLLYCDGGDCHLSKDLAEYMQGKGYKRLAVYEGGWNEWSKETEFIEKKE
- a CDS encoding TIGR00730 family Rossman fold protein, which translates into the protein MAENSNGNAREFYPKAYNNKEFLYSPQARIVRMMAEYLEPQARLRQYKVRGTIVMFGSARALSPEELDVAMRQARAEAEQASAADRKRIMHRMSCMEKLSRYYAETEQLARMLTEYFQALPDARDRHVICSGGGPGIMEAANRGAIEAGGRTVGLGISLPMEQSANRYLDPRLTFEFHYFFMRKYWFMYLARALVVFPGGFGTMDELFEMLTLIQTKKVRKRLPIVLYGGAYWESVLHFDTMLDWGVISPEDLNLFKICNTPEEAFEFIKSEVHLLAATEPHEPSLE